A genomic stretch from Streptomyces fungicidicus includes:
- a CDS encoding GNAT family N-acetyltransferase, with amino-acid sequence MPRMTPTPRATAVRRAVAGDAKRLTRLVRGSRAYGGPYAAMVAGYRVGPDYIESHRVFVAVDTGDPAGRVLGFYSLVLAPPELDLLFVADGSQGRGIGRLLVEHMRSQARAAGLDRVRVVSHPPAEGFYRSVGALLTGTVSANPPAVAWDRPELEFPIA; translated from the coding sequence ATGCCGAGGATGACGCCCACGCCCCGAGCGACCGCCGTACGACGGGCCGTCGCGGGGGACGCCAAGCGGCTCACGCGGCTGGTGCGCGGCTCACGCGCCTACGGGGGACCGTACGCGGCGATGGTCGCGGGCTACCGGGTCGGTCCCGACTACATCGAGTCCCACCGGGTCTTCGTGGCCGTCGACACCGGTGATCCCGCGGGCCGGGTGCTCGGCTTCTACTCCCTGGTCCTGGCGCCGCCGGAGCTGGACCTGCTCTTCGTCGCCGACGGGTCGCAGGGCCGCGGCATCGGGCGGCTGCTCGTCGAGCACATGAGGTCCCAGGCGCGTGCTGCGGGGCTGGACCGTGTCCGCGTCGTGTCGCATCCTCCGGCCGAGGGCTTCTACCGCAGTGTGGGCGCGCTGCTCACCGGCACCGTCTCCGCGAACCCGCCCGCGGTGGCGTGGGATCGTCCCGAGCTGGAGTTCCCGATCGCCTAG
- a CDS encoding PP2C family protein-serine/threonine phosphatase, translating to MTVPGIDYAALFAATPSPYLVLDPDLVIVEVNQAYLEATQRTRDNLIGQLVFDAFPDNPADPDADGVRNLGASLHRVLTSRTPDTMALQRYDIPVMSRPGSFEERWWSPINTPILGPDGNVHWIIHRVEDVTAFVQSRAGGTETHLLSVLTERETLEAELYARARELQLLNEELRQAHTRERQVAVALQEAMLQAPDLARHDNVAVRYLPATGSLNVCGDWYDLVDLHDGRFSVAVGDVVGHGLEAAAVMGMLRSALSAAVRALERPAQALEVLGLYSRSVEGALNTTVVKALVDPTSRLIIYSSAGHPPPILLSSDGTSTLLDQATDPPLAVRPQHVPRPQASATYCSGDTLVLYTDGLIERRYEDIYAGIDRLTEALGQCGDLAPELLADSLLARLGLAGGGRDDIALVVVRL from the coding sequence GTGACCGTGCCAGGCATCGATTACGCCGCGCTGTTCGCCGCCACGCCCAGCCCCTACCTGGTACTGGATCCCGACCTGGTGATCGTCGAGGTCAATCAGGCCTATCTGGAGGCCACGCAGCGGACCAGGGACAACCTGATCGGACAGCTCGTCTTCGACGCGTTCCCGGACAACCCCGCCGATCCCGACGCGGACGGGGTGCGCAATCTTGGTGCGTCCCTGCACCGGGTGCTCACCTCCCGCACCCCGGACACCATGGCGCTCCAGAGGTACGACATCCCGGTCATGAGCCGGCCGGGGTCCTTCGAGGAGCGCTGGTGGTCCCCGATCAACACCCCGATCCTCGGCCCCGACGGGAACGTGCACTGGATCATCCACCGTGTGGAGGACGTGACCGCGTTCGTGCAGTCCCGCGCCGGCGGCACCGAAACACACCTGCTGTCAGTGCTCACCGAACGGGAGACCCTGGAGGCCGAGCTGTACGCCAGGGCGCGCGAGCTGCAACTGCTCAATGAGGAGCTCCGCCAGGCACACACCCGCGAACGCCAGGTGGCCGTCGCCCTGCAGGAGGCCATGCTCCAGGCACCCGACCTGGCCCGGCACGACAACGTGGCGGTCCGGTACCTGCCCGCGACCGGATCGCTGAACGTGTGCGGCGACTGGTACGACCTGGTCGACCTGCACGACGGCCGCTTCTCCGTGGCGGTCGGCGACGTCGTCGGGCACGGACTGGAGGCCGCCGCCGTCATGGGGATGCTCCGCAGCGCCCTGAGCGCCGCCGTCCGGGCCCTGGAACGACCCGCTCAGGCGCTGGAGGTACTGGGTCTGTACTCCCGCTCCGTCGAGGGCGCTCTCAACACGACCGTGGTCAAGGCGCTGGTGGATCCCACCAGCCGTCTGATCATCTACAGCAGCGCCGGCCACCCGCCCCCGATCCTGCTGAGCTCGGACGGCACCAGCACCCTGCTGGACCAGGCGACCGACCCGCCGCTCGCCGTCCGGCCCCAGCACGTGCCCCGGCCGCAGGCGAGTGCCACCTACTGCTCGGGCGACACGCTCGTCCTCTACACCGACGGCCTGATCGAACGCCGGTACGAGGACATCTACGCCGGTATCGACCGGCTGACCGAAGCCCTCGGGCAGTGCGGCGATCTGGCCCCGGAGCTACTGGCGGACAGTCTCCTCGCCCGTCTCGGACTGGCCGGCGGCGGCCGTGACGACATCGCCCTGGTCGTCGTACGTCTGTGA
- a CDS encoding TetR/AcrR family transcriptional regulator, with protein sequence MARSASAMRGQILESALRLFAVHGFRGTSLQDIASDAGCSKASLLYHFAGKEKILTELLTPAQDALAALLDRVAGLEGGRLVEETVVGYVDLTLRFRGEVRLLFEHVAEMSCHQDLNVVELADGLLDALAGRSPQAPARVAAWMVVGAVFITSATHDEVAPDEVLRTEMIRSALRTLDHTPS encoded by the coding sequence ATGGCACGTTCCGCCTCCGCCATGCGCGGCCAGATCCTCGAGTCGGCACTGCGGCTGTTCGCCGTGCACGGCTTCCGCGGCACCTCGCTGCAGGACATCGCCTCCGACGCGGGCTGCTCGAAGGCGTCACTCCTCTACCACTTCGCCGGCAAGGAAAAGATCCTCACCGAGCTGCTGACCCCCGCCCAGGACGCCCTCGCCGCGCTGCTGGACCGCGTGGCCGGGCTGGAGGGCGGCCGGCTGGTGGAGGAGACCGTCGTCGGGTACGTCGACCTGACGCTGCGGTTCCGCGGCGAGGTCAGGCTCCTCTTCGAACACGTCGCCGAGATGTCCTGCCACCAGGACCTCAACGTCGTGGAGCTGGCGGACGGGCTGCTGGACGCGCTGGCGGGCCGCTCGCCGCAGGCACCGGCCCGGGTGGCGGCGTGGATGGTGGTGGGCGCCGTCTTCATCACCAGTGCCACCCACGACGAGGTGGCGCCGGACGAGGTGCTGCGTACCGAAATGATCCGCAGTGCGCTGCGGACGCTTGACCACACCCCCAGTTGA
- a CDS encoding MMPL family transporter — MATLLYRLGRFSFRRRGRIAAVWLLLLTLLGVGAATLMGPTSDKFSMPGTESQRALDDLDRQFPQAGGATGTIVVAAPEGTKLDPAAVAPVVKEASGIDGVTAAMDPFQVGSVSQDGRYALIQVQFDKPADEVPDEQKAAYEEVGADAEGLRVEHGGEVMGGEVEIGSTEALGVLVAAVVLVVTFGSLVAAGMTLLNALIGVAVGMAGLFSLTSVIELTSTAPVLALMLGLAVGIDYSLFITSRYRQYLAEGLQPEEAAGRATGTAGSAVVFAGVTVVIALAGLSVVGIPFLSVMGLAAAGTVAVAVLVALTLLPAFLSFAGRKVLPRKQRHADGPPTEEGTAAEGFGFTWGRLVTKLRVPLLVVGILGLGALTLPAQDMRIALPDAGTAAEGSAAREAYDLTSEGFGEGFNGRLIAVVNGEDAQSTGAAAEKATALIKETDGILTVAPPQLNEQGTTALLAIIPEAGPTAVATEDAVHDIRDRVAGIEGADIALTGATALGIDVSEKLADALPLYLLLVVGLSILLLMLVFRSVLVPLKAALGFLLTVGATFGVTVAIFQEGHLAGLVGVDTPGPLVSFLPILLIGILFGLAMDYEVFLVSRMREDFVHGADPQAAMVSGMGHNARVVTAAALIMTSVFGGFVLMDDPIIKSIGFALAVGVVIDAFVVRMALVPAVMSLLGRAAWWLPKPVDKALPDLDIEGEKLNRQLAAETRDETLIPV, encoded by the coding sequence ATGGCGACCTTGCTGTACCGGCTCGGGCGGTTCTCCTTCCGCAGACGAGGCCGAATAGCCGCGGTCTGGCTGCTCCTGCTGACCCTGCTGGGAGTCGGAGCCGCCACCCTGATGGGCCCGACCAGCGACAAGTTCTCCATGCCGGGAACCGAGTCCCAGCGTGCGCTGGACGACCTCGACCGGCAGTTCCCGCAGGCCGGCGGAGCCACCGGCACCATCGTCGTCGCCGCGCCCGAAGGGACGAAACTGGACCCCGCCGCGGTGGCACCCGTGGTGAAGGAGGCCTCCGGGATCGACGGCGTCACCGCCGCCATGGACCCGTTCCAGGTCGGCTCCGTCTCCCAGGACGGCCGCTACGCCCTGATCCAGGTGCAGTTCGACAAGCCGGCCGACGAGGTCCCCGACGAGCAGAAGGCGGCCTACGAGGAGGTCGGCGCCGACGCCGAGGGCCTGCGCGTCGAGCACGGCGGCGAGGTCATGGGCGGTGAGGTGGAGATCGGCTCCACCGAGGCGCTCGGCGTCCTGGTCGCGGCGGTGGTCCTGGTCGTCACCTTCGGTTCGCTGGTCGCCGCGGGCATGACCCTGCTGAACGCGCTGATCGGAGTCGCCGTCGGCATGGCCGGCCTCTTCTCCCTCACCAGCGTCATCGAACTGACCTCCACCGCCCCCGTCCTGGCACTGATGCTGGGCCTGGCCGTCGGCATCGACTACTCGCTGTTCATCACCTCCCGCTACCGCCAGTACCTCGCCGAAGGCCTCCAGCCCGAGGAGGCGGCCGGCCGCGCGACCGGCACCGCCGGCTCGGCCGTCGTCTTCGCCGGTGTCACCGTCGTCATCGCCCTCGCCGGACTCTCCGTCGTCGGCATCCCCTTCCTGAGCGTGATGGGCCTCGCCGCGGCGGGCACCGTCGCCGTCGCCGTGCTGGTCGCCCTCACCCTGCTGCCGGCCTTCCTCTCCTTCGCCGGACGGAAGGTCCTCCCGCGCAAGCAGCGCCATGCCGACGGACCCCCCACCGAGGAGGGCACCGCCGCCGAGGGCTTCGGCTTCACCTGGGGCAGGCTCGTCACCAAGCTGCGCGTCCCGCTCCTCGTCGTCGGCATCCTCGGCCTGGGCGCGCTCACCCTGCCGGCCCAGGACATGCGCATCGCCCTGCCGGACGCGGGCACCGCCGCCGAGGGCTCCGCCGCACGCGAGGCGTACGACCTGACGTCCGAGGGCTTCGGCGAGGGCTTCAACGGCCGTCTCATCGCCGTCGTCAACGGCGAGGACGCGCAGTCCACCGGGGCGGCCGCCGAGAAGGCCACCGCCCTCATCAAGGAAACCGACGGCATCCTGACGGTGGCCCCGCCGCAGCTCAACGAGCAGGGCACCACCGCCCTGCTGGCCATCATCCCCGAGGCCGGCCCGACCGCCGTCGCCACCGAGGACGCCGTCCACGACATCCGCGACCGGGTCGCGGGCATCGAGGGCGCCGACATCGCCCTCACCGGCGCGACCGCCCTGGGCATCGACGTCTCGGAGAAGCTCGCCGACGCCCTGCCGCTGTACCTGCTCCTGGTGGTGGGCCTGTCCATCCTGCTGCTCATGCTGGTCTTCCGGTCGGTCCTGGTGCCGCTGAAGGCGGCCCTGGGCTTCCTGCTCACCGTGGGCGCGACCTTCGGCGTCACCGTCGCCATCTTCCAGGAGGGCCACCTGGCCGGCCTGGTGGGCGTCGACACCCCCGGCCCGCTGGTGAGCTTCCTGCCGATCCTGCTCATCGGCATCCTGTTCGGCCTCGCCATGGACTACGAGGTCTTCCTCGTCTCCCGCATGCGCGAGGACTTCGTCCACGGCGCCGACCCGCAGGCGGCCATGGTCAGCGGCATGGGCCACAACGCCCGCGTCGTCACGGCCGCGGCGCTCATCATGACGTCCGTGTTCGGAGGCTTCGTCCTGATGGACGACCCGATCATCAAGTCCATCGGGTTCGCCCTCGCCGTCGGCGTGGTCATCGACGCCTTCGTCGTCCGCATGGCGCTCGTCCCGGCGGTGATGTCGCTGCTCGGCCGGGCCGCCTGGTGGCTGCCCAAGCCCGTCGACAAGGCACTGCCCGACCTCGACATCGAGGGCGAGAAGCTGAACCGGCAGCTGGCCGCGGAGACTCGGGACGAGACCCTGATCCCGGTCTGA
- a CDS encoding non-ribosomal peptide synthetase, with protein sequence MTAGPAHDKAPNDVDADTASFAQRRLWFLDQLAGSSTGSMLPLVLRLRGPLDADRLERSLSGIVARHEVLRTRFRAVGGEPVPVVDPPPDVALERVGADGPEDLFARRLGRPVDLSAQHPLRAVLARVAPDEHLLLVEVHHIAVDGWSWGVLLDELAAGYRGEQIAPPALRHADHARAQSERLSGERLERLLGHWRERLSGLTPLDLPTDRPRPRVWDGSGDVVRFDLPADLVTAVDALARSRRVTRYTLLLTAYQALLGHWAGRTDVAVCSTLADRARRGTEGLIAPLVNTVVLRADLAGRPGFGALLDRAQGRVPVDLAHAEAPFDLVVAALGGSRDLSRHPLAQASFTLLNAPIRPVRMPGLEVTLVEPPLTETPLDVFLDLTLRTDGSVAAVLQYATALFDAATMRAFARSYPALLRAVLADPGTPVQDLLRALPEGPAGRGRPRPDWHRAPEHPAAPAPPVAFTGDPAATALRCGEDSVSYAGLDTMTGALAAALRAAGVTAGDPVGVLLRRGPWSVAAIEGVWRAGGAYVPLDPELPAERLRYMAEEARLACVVTEPGTAGAAAPLAPVTVDVTALPPAADAPRHRPHPRELAHVIFTSGSTGRPKAVGVEHAALASHVVAARQRFGITSADRVLAFASFAFDASLDQVLPALTCGATVVMRPDEPWLPTQVPEIVQRHGLTVVNVPPTYWSELTLSLDRRLAAALGSLRLLVLGGEAVPADTLAAWRAAVPGVRVCNAYGPTETTVTATTHDAAGPPGDTVPIGRPLGDRRVHVVDADGEPVPVGVGGELLIGGTELARGYLGRPALTAERFVPDPYGPPGGRLYRTGDLVRWTPDGELEFLGRLDDQVKIRGFRIELGEVETVLRACPLVAAAAARPDRATGRGLTGYVVPAPDVPAAPGRAELRAWCARYLPHYAVPSEFVVLDALPVGVSGKLDRSALPDPAHTRPTDDPGYTAPRDETERIVAEVWADVLGLDRIGIDDGFFDLGGHSLLATMAVSRIAQRLGREIELRTVFEHPTVRGFAPRVAAARVGGAAEVVPVDRARPLPLSFAQERLWFLDRTSDHGESYLLRYCWRVRGGLDRTAWQAALDDLAERHEVLRTALVEIDGRPVQQVCDPSAVPLLWERAPQAPDERARTEAVRRLAVAHATRRFDLDRPPLLRSGVWELADDDHVVLLAFHHAVTDGWSKGVLLEELGRHYAARRSGGRAPSAPLPVQYGDYAVWQRDRAENGALEPQLAYWERVLEGAPVLELPTDRPRPPAFTGRGGAVEIDLPHALLDRADALARERGATRFMVLLAAAQTVLARWSGQTDICVGTPVAGRGRLELEPLIGFFVNTVVLRTDLSGRPSFGALVDRVRDAVLGAFDHQEVPFEQVVERLRPERDLSRNPLFQAMVDVQETSAAGSGLPGLETADFPLPWGSAKFDLTATFLVRPDRFALNVEYAADLFDPDTATRFAHHVGRVLETLLADPAARADEAALLSADERRHLLADAGRDAEPAPPFEVTGAPGAPAVVCGDTTLDHARLDALTGGLAAALVRAGTVPGDAVGVCVGRGVWSVAAMLAVWRAGGVYVPLDPRLPEERLRYMCEEAAVRHLVCDARTRDQATALATGTVDVDGVLPDPAGPRHAPRPDDLAYVIFTSGSTGRPKAVGVEHHALDAHVAAARETFGLTAGDRVLTFASTSFDASLEQILPALSTGATVLVRPDQIWTPEELAAYVAAERVTVMELTPSYWTELVARLDTLAPRLATLRLLVTGGEALPADPLAHWFAHLPGVPVVNTYGPTETVISATAHTVAGAPAGRVPIGRPLGSRRAYVTDPLGEPVPAGVPGELVLGGPETARGYLGRPALTAERFVPDPFGTPGGRLYRTGDVVRRLPDGQLEFLGRNDDQVKIRGFRVEPGEAEAVLRAHPGVSGAAVVVRTLGGEKSLVGYAAGGGLSEESLRTHCRARLPHYLVPAAFVLLDALPLTVQGKLDTAALPEPEASAPHSGVAPRTPAETVVAQIWCEVLDLPKVGVHDDFFALGGHSLRAVAVASRLRTAFDCPLQVRDLFEHPTVERLAAEVERRLLELISQMSDDEIDLSLTADL encoded by the coding sequence GTGACAGCAGGACCGGCCCACGACAAGGCTCCGAACGACGTCGACGCCGACACGGCATCCTTCGCGCAGCGCCGCCTGTGGTTCCTGGACCAGTTGGCCGGTTCTTCCACCGGATCCATGCTCCCGCTGGTCCTGCGACTGCGGGGCCCGCTGGACGCGGACCGGCTGGAGCGGTCGCTGTCCGGGATCGTGGCGCGGCACGAGGTGCTGCGCACCCGGTTCCGCGCCGTCGGCGGCGAGCCCGTGCCGGTCGTCGACCCGCCCCCGGACGTCGCACTGGAACGGGTCGGGGCGGACGGGCCGGAGGACCTGTTCGCGCGCCGCCTGGGACGCCCCGTCGACCTGTCCGCGCAGCATCCGCTGAGGGCCGTGCTCGCCCGCGTCGCGCCCGACGAGCACCTGCTGCTCGTCGAGGTGCACCACATCGCCGTGGACGGCTGGTCATGGGGCGTCCTGCTGGACGAACTCGCCGCCGGCTACCGGGGCGAGCAGATTGCCCCGCCCGCCCTGCGCCACGCCGACCACGCCCGCGCACAGTCCGAACGGCTGAGCGGCGAACGGCTGGAACGCCTCCTGGGCCACTGGCGGGAGCGGCTGAGCGGTCTCACCCCGCTCGACCTGCCCACCGACCGGCCGCGTCCGCGGGTCTGGGACGGCTCCGGCGACGTGGTCCGCTTCGACCTGCCGGCCGACCTGGTCACCGCCGTCGACGCCCTCGCCCGCTCCCGGCGCGTCACCCGGTACACCCTCCTGCTCACCGCCTACCAGGCGCTCCTCGGACACTGGGCGGGCCGTACCGACGTCGCCGTGTGCAGCACGCTCGCCGACCGGGCCCGGCGCGGCACCGAGGGGCTCATCGCGCCCCTCGTCAACACCGTCGTGCTCCGCGCCGACCTGGCCGGCAGGCCCGGCTTCGGCGCCCTGCTGGACCGGGCCCAGGGCCGCGTGCCGGTGGACCTCGCCCACGCCGAGGCCCCCTTCGACCTGGTCGTCGCCGCCCTCGGCGGCTCCCGCGACCTGTCCCGCCACCCGCTCGCCCAGGCCTCGTTCACCCTGCTCAACGCTCCGATCCGGCCGGTACGGATGCCCGGCCTCGAGGTGACGCTCGTCGAGCCGCCGCTCACCGAGACCCCGCTCGACGTCTTCCTGGACCTCACCCTGCGGACCGACGGCAGCGTCGCCGCGGTCCTCCAGTACGCCACCGCGCTCTTCGACGCGGCCACCATGCGCGCCTTCGCCCGTTCCTACCCGGCCCTGCTCAGGGCCGTCCTGGCCGACCCCGGGACACCCGTGCAGGACCTGCTGCGTGCCCTGCCCGAGGGCCCCGCCGGCCGCGGCCGCCCCCGGCCCGACTGGCACCGGGCCCCCGAACACCCCGCGGCGCCGGCACCGCCGGTCGCCTTCACCGGTGACCCGGCCGCCACCGCGCTGCGCTGCGGCGAGGACAGCGTCAGCTACGCCGGCCTCGACACCATGACCGGCGCGCTGGCCGCCGCGCTGCGCGCCGCCGGGGTCACCGCGGGCGACCCCGTGGGCGTGCTCCTGCGCCGCGGACCGTGGTCGGTCGCCGCCATCGAGGGCGTCTGGCGGGCGGGAGGCGCCTATGTGCCCCTCGACCCGGAACTGCCCGCCGAGCGGCTGCGGTACATGGCCGAGGAGGCCCGGCTGGCCTGCGTGGTCACCGAACCCGGCACCGCCGGCGCCGCCGCACCGCTCGCACCGGTCACGGTGGACGTCACCGCGCTCCCCCCGGCCGCGGACGCCCCCCGGCACCGGCCGCACCCCCGTGAACTGGCCCATGTCATCTTCACCTCCGGCTCCACCGGCCGGCCCAAGGCGGTCGGCGTCGAGCACGCCGCCCTCGCCTCCCACGTCGTCGCCGCCCGGCAGCGCTTCGGGATCACCTCCGCGGACCGGGTGCTGGCCTTCGCCTCCTTCGCCTTCGACGCCTCACTGGACCAGGTGCTGCCCGCCCTCACCTGCGGCGCCACCGTCGTCATGCGGCCCGACGAGCCCTGGCTGCCCACCCAGGTGCCCGAGATAGTCCAGCGGCACGGCCTCACCGTCGTCAACGTGCCTCCCACCTACTGGTCGGAGCTCACGCTCTCCCTCGACCGGCGGCTGGCCGCCGCCCTGGGCTCCCTGCGGCTGCTCGTCCTCGGCGGGGAGGCCGTCCCCGCCGACACCCTCGCCGCCTGGCGCGCCGCCGTCCCCGGAGTGCGCGTCTGCAACGCGTACGGGCCCACCGAGACCACGGTCACCGCCACCACCCACGACGCCGCCGGCCCTCCGGGGGACACCGTGCCCATCGGCCGGCCCCTGGGCGACCGCCGGGTCCACGTCGTCGACGCCGACGGCGAGCCGGTCCCGGTAGGCGTCGGAGGCGAACTCCTCATCGGCGGCACGGAACTGGCCCGCGGCTACCTCGGGCGCCCCGCCCTCACCGCGGAGCGCTTCGTGCCCGACCCGTACGGTCCGCCCGGCGGGCGCCTCTACCGCACCGGCGACCTCGTGCGCTGGACGCCCGACGGCGAACTGGAGTTCCTCGGCCGGCTCGACGACCAGGTCAAGATCCGCGGCTTCCGCATCGAACTCGGCGAGGTGGAGACGGTGCTGCGGGCCTGCCCGCTGGTCGCCGCTGCCGCCGCCCGCCCCGACCGGGCCACCGGACGAGGCCTCACCGGCTACGTCGTGCCCGCACCGGACGTGCCCGCCGCGCCCGGCCGGGCCGAACTGCGCGCCTGGTGCGCCCGCTACCTGCCGCACTACGCCGTACCGTCCGAGTTCGTCGTCCTGGACGCCCTCCCGGTAGGCGTGTCCGGCAAGCTGGACCGCTCCGCCCTGCCCGACCCCGCGCACACCCGCCCCACCGACGACCCCGGGTACACCGCGCCCCGCGACGAGACCGAGCGGATCGTCGCCGAGGTGTGGGCCGACGTCCTCGGCCTGGACCGGATCGGCATCGACGACGGCTTCTTCGACCTCGGCGGCCACTCCCTGCTCGCCACCATGGCCGTCTCCCGGATCGCCCAGCGCCTCGGCCGGGAGATCGAACTGCGCACCGTCTTCGAGCACCCCACCGTCCGCGGCTTCGCCCCGCGGGTGGCGGCCGCACGCGTCGGCGGCGCCGCCGAGGTCGTCCCCGTCGACCGCGCCAGACCGCTGCCGCTGTCCTTCGCGCAGGAACGCCTGTGGTTCCTGGACCGCACCTCCGACCACGGCGAGTCGTACCTGCTCCGGTACTGCTGGCGGGTGCGCGGCGGCCTGGACCGCACCGCGTGGCAGGCCGCCCTGGACGACCTGGCCGAGCGCCACGAGGTGCTGCGCACGGCCCTCGTCGAGATCGACGGCCGCCCCGTGCAGCAGGTCTGCGACCCGAGCGCCGTACCCCTGCTCTGGGAGCGGGCGCCGCAGGCCCCGGACGAGCGGGCCCGCACGGAGGCCGTACGGCGGCTGGCCGTGGCCCACGCCACCCGCCGCTTCGACCTCGACCGGCCGCCGCTGCTGCGGTCCGGCGTGTGGGAGCTGGCCGACGACGACCACGTCGTCCTGCTCGCCTTCCACCACGCCGTCACCGACGGCTGGTCCAAGGGCGTGCTGCTGGAGGAACTCGGCCGGCACTACGCTGCCCGCCGGTCGGGCGGGCGTGCCCCGTCCGCACCGCTGCCCGTGCAGTACGGCGACTACGCCGTGTGGCAGCGCGACCGCGCCGAAAACGGCGCCCTGGAACCGCAACTCGCCTACTGGGAAAGGGTCCTCGAGGGCGCCCCGGTACTGGAGCTGCCCACGGACCGGCCCCGGCCCCCCGCCTTCACCGGCCGGGGCGGCGCCGTCGAGATCGACCTGCCGCACGCCCTCCTCGACCGCGCCGACGCCCTCGCCCGCGAACGCGGCGCGACCCGCTTCATGGTGCTGCTGGCCGCCGCGCAGACGGTGCTGGCCCGCTGGAGCGGCCAGACCGACATCTGCGTGGGCACACCCGTCGCCGGCCGCGGCCGGCTCGAACTGGAGCCGCTCATCGGCTTCTTCGTCAACACCGTCGTCCTGCGCACCGACTTGTCGGGGCGGCCCTCCTTCGGCGCCCTCGTGGACCGGGTACGCGATGCCGTCCTCGGCGCCTTCGACCACCAGGAAGTGCCCTTCGAACAGGTCGTGGAGCGGCTGCGCCCGGAGCGCGACCTGTCCCGCAACCCGCTGTTCCAGGCCATGGTCGACGTCCAGGAGACCTCCGCGGCCGGCAGCGGCCTGCCCGGTCTGGAGACGGCCGACTTCCCACTGCCCTGGGGGTCGGCCAAGTTCGACCTGACCGCCACCTTCCTGGTCCGGCCGGACCGTTTCGCGCTCAACGTCGAATACGCCGCCGACCTGTTCGACCCGGACACCGCGACCCGGTTCGCCCACCACGTGGGCCGCGTCCTCGAGACGCTGCTGGCCGACCCCGCCGCCCGCGCCGACGAGGCCGCCCTGCTCTCGGCGGACGAGCGGCGACACCTCCTCGCGGACGCCGGACGGGACGCGGAGCCCGCGCCACCGTTCGAGGTGACGGGCGCGCCGGGCGCCCCGGCCGTCGTCTGCGGGGACACGACCCTCGACCACGCCCGCCTGGACGCCCTCACCGGCGGTCTGGCGGCCGCCCTGGTCCGCGCGGGCACGGTCCCGGGCGACGCGGTGGGCGTGTGCGTCGGCCGCGGAGTGTGGTCCGTGGCAGCGATGCTCGCCGTCTGGCGGGCCGGCGGCGTCTACGTCCCGCTCGACCCCCGGCTGCCCGAGGAGCGGCTGCGGTACATGTGCGAGGAGGCCGCGGTACGGCACCTGGTGTGCGACGCGCGCACCCGGGACCAGGCCACCGCCCTCGCCACCGGCACCGTCGATGTCGACGGAGTCCTCCCCGACCCGGCCGGACCCCGCCACGCCCCCCGCCCCGACGACCTCGCCTACGTCATCTTCACCTCCGGCTCCACCGGCCGCCCCAAGGCCGTCGGCGTCGAGCACCACGCCCTGGACGCCCATGTCGCCGCCGCCCGCGAGACGTTCGGGCTCACCGCGGGGGACCGGGTGCTGACCTTCGCCTCCACCTCCTTCGACGCCTCGCTCGAGCAGATCCTGCCCGCGCTGAGCACCGGGGCGACGGTGCTGGTGCGCCCGGACCAGATCTGGACGCCGGAGGAACTGGCCGCGTACGTCGCCGCCGAGCGGGTCACGGTCATGGAGCTGACCCCCTCCTACTGGACGGAACTGGTGGCCCGCCTGGACACGCTGGCCCCCCGGCTGGCCACCCTGCGGCTGCTGGTGACCGGGGGAGAGGCGCTGCCCGCCGACCCGCTGGCGCACTGGTTCGCCCACCTCCCCGGCGTGCCCGTGGTCAACACCTACGGCCCCACCGAGACGGTGATCTCCGCCACCGCGCACACCGTCGCCGGGGCCCCGGCCGGCCGGGTGCCGATCGGCCGGCCCCTGGGCAGCCGCCGCGCCTATGTGACCGACCCGCTCGGCGAACCCGTACCGGCCGGAGTGCCCGGCGAACTCGTCCTCGGCGGCCCCGAGACGGCCCGCGGCTACCTCGGACGGCCCGCCCTCACCGCCGAACGGTTCGTCCCCGACCCGTTCGGCACGCCCGGCGGCCGTCTCTACCGCACCGGCGACGTCGTACGCCGACTGCCGGACGGGCAACTGGAGTTCCTCGGCCGCAACGACGACCAGGTCAAGATCCGCGGCTTCCGCGTCGAACCGGGCGAGGCCGAAGCGGTGCTGCGCGCGCACCCCGGGGTGAGCGGTGCGGCCGTCGTGGTGCGCACCCTGGGCGGCGAGAAGTCCCTCGTCGGCTACGCCGCGGGCGGCGGGCTGTCCGAGGAGTCCCTGCGCACCCACTGCCGGGCCCGGCTGCCGCACTACCTCGTCCCGGCCGCGTTCGTCCTCCTGGACGCCCTGCCCCTGACCGTGCAGGGCAAGCTGGACACCGCCGCGCTGCCCGAACCCGAGGCGTCCGCGCCGCACTCCGGTGTCGCACCGCGCACCCCGGCCGAGACGGTCGTGGCGCAGATCTGGTGCGAGGTGCTGGACCTGCCGAAGGTCGGCGTCCACGACGACTTCTTCGCCCTGGGCGGCCACTCCCTGCGCGCGGTCGCGGTCGCCTCCCGCCTGCGGACCGCCTTCGACTGCCCGCTGCAGGTCCGCGACCTGTTCGAGCACCCCACCGTCGAACGGCTCGCCGCCGAGGTGGAGCGCCGTCTGCTGGAGCTCATCTCGCAGATGAGCGACGACGAGATCGACCTGTCCCTCACGGCCGACCTCTGA